The Candidatus Zixiibacteriota bacterium genome contains the following window.
AGGATTGGTATTCCAAGATGGAGGATTTGAAATCTCTTTTCTTTCGTAAAAGAGAAGATTTCTCCATCAATGCAGCATCAGACAATGTTGAAACCTTAGCCTGAGCGATCTTCTCGAATAATTTTTCTGCTTCACTAAAATTCTCCTGATATTCAAGCAACAGAGCCCTGGAGAAATCCTTCAAAAAGGGACGGTTCATCTCCAGGTTATCTTTTATAAAGTTTAACCGTTCCAGGCTATTGTTCACGAACATCCCTTTGGGAAAATCATTTATTATCTTCTGGTACGATTCTGCAGACTGCTCTAAATCCCCTTTATAGAAATATACGTCTGCCAGGCAGAAAGAAAGCTCCTCGTAAACCGGCTGGGATAGAGGGTCCTTCAGGTTTTTTTCGTAATGGGTAAGCGCGCTATCCAACTGGTCTTTTAAAAGATAAATCTCTCCTAATTTAATCAATGTGCCCGGATAAAGAGTAGTCTCTTTCAGGGGAAGGATTTTTCCGTACCACAAAATCGCCTGGTCTTTCTTTTTCAGGTTATCCAGGTAGATATTCCCCATCTGGAAATAGGCTTGAGCCTGGACTTCTTTGATAGGGAAATCCTGAGCCAATTTCTGGTAAGTTGAAAGGGCATCAGTATATTTCTCAAGCCCTGCAAAGGAGGAGGCAGAGAGCAGTCGTGCCTCGATCGAACATTCCGCGCTCTGACAGGTGCCCTCCAGGTACTGGCTTGCCCTCAGGGAAAGCTCATAGGATTTTCTCTTTAGACAGGTACGGGCAAAAAGAAGCAGGTTTTCCCCCTGAGAATGGGAAAGCTGGTCTGCGGTCTTGAAAAGCTCAAAAGCCTGGTTCAGATCTCCCTTTTTCAGCATGAGGTCGCCATAAAGTTTATAACCTAAACTTTTCTTAGGCTCAAGCTGGATCAATCTTTTTAACCCATTTTCGACCTGCTCAGTTCTTTCGCCTGATTCGATCAACTGCATGATTTTCCGCTCTACCTCCTGAGATACAGTGGTATCAGCTTTTGCCCAGGCAAAATAATATTCCAGACTTGAGGCATAATCTCCTGCGGCTTCATATATGCCTGCCAGGTCCCTTAACAGGACAGGCGGGTTCCCCAGTTTTTTGATCCCCTGTTTATAAGTTTCGATTCCCTTTTCCATCTCTTTGTTTGCCAGATAGGTGGCGGCTATCAGATGATAAGCTTCCAGAGTATCCTTGGTTACCTTTAATGTCTGTTTAAAGGACTCCTTAGCTTTGGATTTTTCGCCGATTTTAAGATAAAGATCACCTAACATAGCCCAGGTTGCCCATTCGTCAGGATGTTTCTTGAGCCAGGTTTTGAGATGATCTTCAAGCTTGGGATAAGATTTGGTGTCAAGATAAGCTCTGGACAAAAAGAAAAAGACCTGCCTATTGTCCGGGGAGATATTTTTCAACTTCTCCAGTATGGGCACAGCTTCAGAAGACCTGCCAGCGGTGACCAGAGCCTGAGCCAAATCTAAATCCCGGTTGAATGACCCCTGGTTCTGGGAATAGGAGAAGGAAAAAAATAAAGCCACACAAAAAAAAGTAAGAAGAATTTTTTTCAACATAAGTTTCATCGCAAAAATGCTTTTAGATCAATGTAGGGACAGCCCTTGTGGCTGTCCGCTGTTTTATCATTAACTTCCGGAACAGGGACGAGTTGTAGTTGCCCAATTTATTGGGCGACCCTGCTCGATGAATCGAGCAACTACAGACTGGTTTAGTAGGGGCGTTCAATTGAACGCCCCTACAGGCTACAGGCTTGAGGCGTATTGCAATACGCCCCTTCTGGCTCGATGAATCGAGCGACTACTTTTTCTCCGGCTCGGAAAGGGCTTTAAAATATTCCTTTATCGCCTCTTCATACTCCTTGGGATAGGTCTCAGTTGAAAGCCTCTGGGCTCTTTCTCTTTCCTTCTGGTCCAAGGCTCCGATATTCGCCGGGAGCTGAAACGGGGACTTTCTTGTGATATCCTCGCCTGTTTCAGCTTTTCTTTTCTCAGAATAATCCCTTTTGACTAATGATTTTTCTGAATCCAGAAGCCGGGATAGAATTTGTTTTTGCCTGTCTATGGTTTTCTGGTCCACTTTCATTCTTTCCAGGTCTTCAACTACCTTCTGCATATCTTGGGCGATGTCGTCCAGGCTTCCCAGGATCTGGGAACGGTTACTAGATTCCTGGTTAAGCCGCTCCAGATTTTCTTTCAATGCCTGCTGCTCCGCGGCTAAACGGGCTAATCCGGCTTGCTGTTCCATGGTATACATCCCCAGCTCTGAAAGCTCTACGCTCTGGTCGTTTATGGTTCCCTGCTTCTGGCACATTCCCTGAAGTTGCGCAAAGGCATCTGGATTAGAACACGATTTCCGGGCATTCTCCACCCCCTCCAAAAGAGATTTAGCAGCCTGGTTCAGATTGAAAAGAGATTCGAACTGGTAATTTAAAGACCGGTTACCATCCAGCTCTTCCAATCTCCCGATCGCCTGGAGCATATTAACTGAAGCCAGGGACAGCTTCTCACCTAAGTCCGGATTTATATAAAAAGTCTTTTTGGCAAGCTCTTTTAAGTCGCTTCCAACCTGGTTTAATCCCTCCATTAATTTCTGTTCTTGGGCGGCTAAGTTTGCTAAGCCAGTCTCTCTGGGCTGGAAGGTTTTCGTATCTTCAAATAGACTTTCCTGGGAATCTGAAAGATAAAGGATATCCTGCAGCGATTTCCGCATATCTGCCAGTATCTGTTCTTTATCTCCCTGCTTCATCTTCTGAAGCATGGATTGGAACTTCAGGCTCAGGTTACTTAGCTTGTTAGAACAGGTTTTCCCTGATTTTAAGCTTTCACTTTTTTGTCCCTGCTGCAGGCTCTGGCTGGTCTTCTCCATATCGTTTTTGACTCCGGATTTTTCCACAGAATTCATTAGGGTATCCATGTCCTCAGAAGAAAGAAGCGGAGTTTCCTTCATCAGCTCGTTTAACTCTTGTAATTTTTTCTCCAGGCCTTCAGTTCCCTTTTTCAAATCATCCTGTTTTTCTTTAAGGGAGCTTAACTCTTCCTTTTTGGCTTCTTCTATCTCCTTATTCAGGTTTTCCTGATCCCTGGTAAGTCTTTCTGTCAGTTTGACCAGATCCTCCATTCTCTGTTCTATCCTCATCTGTTTAAGCATGGCGATAGTCCGATCCAGCCTTTTTAAAAGCTCCTCAGTGGATAAATTCAGGTTCTGGAGCGCCTCCTTTATCTTGTCCTTATCCAGTGATTCCAAAGCCTCCTGCAGTTTTCTCATCGCCTCTTTAAGTTCAGGCGGTGCTACCTCCTCAAAGAGTTTTTTCAACTCTGCTATTTTCTCCAGCATCTCCAAAGAGGCTAAATTGTTCTGCTCGATTTTGTCTGCGGTTTTACCTGCCTCTTCACCCAATTTCTTCAGGCTTTCCGCTAAATCCTTTTGCTTCTGCAGAAGGTTCTCCAGCTCATTTTTTTTCTCCCAGGACAGTTTTGACCCTTTTCCCTGCGGATTGGTGCTTTCCGTCAAGAGATCTTTGGAGAGCTGTTCTAATTTTTTCTGAAGCTCCTTTTGTTCGGCTAATTTTTTCTGCAGATCGGATAACTGGTTTTCGCTTCCCTGCTCGATTTCTCCGACTATCTCAGCTAAAGTCGGATGTCGGAGATTATAACTCTGGCTTACACCTTTTTTTGGTCCGGAGAAATTGTCATTATCATAGATTTCGACCCAATATTTCACGTTGTCCCCGGGCATAAGGCCTAGGTTGGATAGGTCCCAGAGATAGTCCGAGCTAAGCTCTCCTTCGAGCTTTTCCTCAAAGGGGAGTTTCAAATTTTTGGTCTGCTCACCTTTTGAAGAGATCTGATAGACCAGCCTCAAACCAGTGAACCCGAAATCATCTGAGCCGTGGATTAGTAAAGGAAGCTGCATATTTTCAGTCAAATCGCGGTCTTCGCCCGGCTGGATTATCTC
Protein-coding sequences here:
- a CDS encoding tetratricopeptide repeat protein codes for the protein MLKKILLTFFCVALFFSFSYSQNQGSFNRDLDLAQALVTAGRSSEAVPILEKLKNISPDNRQVFFFLSRAYLDTKSYPKLEDHLKTWLKKHPDEWATWAMLGDLYLKIGEKSKAKESFKQTLKVTKDTLEAYHLIAATYLANKEMEKGIETYKQGIKKLGNPPVLLRDLAGIYEAAGDYASSLEYYFAWAKADTTVSQEVERKIMQLIESGERTEQVENGLKRLIQLEPKKSLGYKLYGDLMLKKGDLNQAFELFKTADQLSHSQGENLLLFARTCLKRKSYELSLRASQYLEGTCQSAECSIEARLLSASSFAGLEKYTDALSTYQKLAQDFPIKEVQAQAYFQMGNIYLDNLKKKDQAILWYGKILPLKETTLYPGTLIKLGEIYLLKDQLDSALTHYEKNLKDPLSQPVYEELSFCLADVYFYKGDLEQSAESYQKIINDFPKGMFVNNSLERLNFIKDNLEMNRPFLKDFSRALLLEYQENFSEAEKLFEKIAQAKVSTLSDAALMEKSSLLRKKRDFKSSILEYQSLNDKFPQSPYLPLALKSIGEIYMQDLKENQKAKETFELFLKKFPTSLYVQEVREKLKALSGGA